The DNA region TTCTAAACATGGGTCACTTTTAAAAATCAAGGGGGCGAAATCTCCTTATTTTCCAGAAGGTACAGTAATAGATGCCGGCAACTCAGGAATCGCATTCCGATTTCTTACAGCATTTGCTGCCATAGCATCGGAAAATATAGTGATCACAGGATCCGAACAACTTGCCAGGCGCCCCATAATTCCTCTTATAAAAGCCCTACAAAATTTCGGAGCGAAATTTACTTATCAGGGGAACCCCCTACCTTTTAAAATATCAGGCCCCTTATCTTCCGGTTATACAGAAATTTGTGGAAGCGATTCCCAATATGCTTCAGCCCTAGCTATAGCGTGCTCCTTATCACCTGGTCCTTTTTCTTTTACTATCGTAAATCCTAAAGAACGTCCCTGGTTTGACTTAACACTTTGGTGGTTAGACAAGATGCATATTCCCTATACTAATTCAGAAACAACTTACTCTTTCCCAGGGTATGCAAAACCTCAGTCCTTCACCTATACTGTTCCAGGTGATTTTAGCAGCGCATCGTTCATTGCCGCTGCTGCGTTACTGTCTAAGTCTCCGTATCCTACCCGTTTGGAAAATTTAAAAGTTTCTGATATCCAGGGAGATAAGGAATTGTTTTTTGTTTTAAAAAATCTAGGGGCTAATATCCTGTTCGAAGAGGATAGTATTACCGTATATCCTTCTAAGTTTTCTGGAGGCGTAATTAACATGGACCCTTTCATAGACGCGCTTCCTATCCTTACAGTACTTTGTTGTTTTGCTGAAAGTCCTTCATACTTATACAATGCGACTGGTGCAAAAAATAAAGAAAGTGACCGTATCCTTACGATTACTGAAGAACTACAGAAAATGGGAGCCTGTATTCAGCCTTGCCATGATGGTCTGCTAATTAATCCCACTCCTTTATATGGAGCTTCTTTAAATTCTCATAATGATCACAGAATTGCTATGGCATTAACAATAGCAGCTATGTACGCATCTAGTGAAAGCTTATTACACGATACAGAATGTATAAACAAAACTTTCCCAGGCTTCTGTTATACTATGCAATCATTACAAGCCAATATAAAAGAATACTATGAAGATATTTCTATGCGGTCTTCCAGCATCAGGAAAGACTTTATTTGGAAAAGCTCTCTCTAGTTACCTCTCATTACCTCATGAAGATGTTGATGATTTAATTGTAAGTAACTACGGTTGTGAAATATATTCTTCTGTTTCTAAAATCTTTCTAGGTTATGGAGAAGAAATATTTTCTCGCTACGAGATGAATGTGCTTCTTTCTTCCCCTTATGAGATCAGTGTTGTATCTTTAGGAGGAGGAACAGTGATGCAAAAATCTGCTTATCAGATAATTAACTCAAAGGGCATTTTGATTTTCCTATCCACGCCCCTACCTGTAATCTATCAAAGACTCTCTCAACGTGGTCTCCCTGAAAGATTAAAGACAGCTTCTAATTTAGAGGAAGTTATGCATAAACGTGTCGCATATATGGAAGAAATTTCCGACTATGTATTCCGTATGGACGATATCGACATTCTAAGTGAACAAGAATTGCTCTCAGCATGTGAATCTTTAGTCAACAAGTTAGCATTATGAAAAATCGTTTCGGTTCACTGTTCTCTTTAACTACATGGGGAGAATCTCATGGCCCAGCGATAGGTGCTGTTATTGATGGATGCCCAGCCGGTATCGAATTATCTTCCCAAGATTTTATACCAGCAATGGCGAGAAGACGTCCTGGAAAAAAAGGAACTTCTCCACGCTGTGAGCTTGACCATGTAGAGATTCTCTCTGGGGTTTACAAAGGGAAAACAACGGGGACACCTATTTCCTTACTAATTCGTAATATCGACGTTAACAGTACTTCTTATCAAAATCATTGTTACCGCCCAGGACATGCAGAATATGCTTATGAAAAAAAATTCGGAATTGCTGATTATTTAGGAGGAGGAAGATCATCCGCAAGAGAAACAGCATGTCGTGTAGCAGCTGGAGTTATTGCAGCTAAATTACTTGCACATTACGACATTTATAGCTTAGCATTCCTTTCACAAATAGGACCACTACAGTCAAATTGTTATCCCCAATTTTCTAAACAACTGGCAGAAAAAATTTATCTCTCAAAGTTCTTTTCTTTACTACCTGAAGAGGATGTTCTTTCTCTTATAGAAGAGACACAAAAGCGTGGAGATTCTATAGGAGGTGCAGTTACTTTCATCACCTCTCCCATCATGGAGGGGTTAGGCGAACCTTTATTTTATAAAACACATGCTGCCCTCGCTCTAGCACTTATGGGATTACCTGCAGCAAAAGGTTTTGAGATAGGATTAGGATTTGACTGTGCAGAAATGTATGGCTCACAGTACACTGACCCCTTCATTAACTCTAGAGAAAAAGGTATTTCTTTACAGTCAAATCGCTGTGGCGGGACGCTTGGAGGTATCACTGTTGGTAATCCTCTTGAAGGCCGCGTGGCATTTAAACCTACATCATCGATACGCCTACCTATAGCTACTATAAGTAAAACTGGAGACTCCTTGTCGTATGTTACGGAAACATCGGGACGACATGATCCTTGTGTAGCAATACGAGCTGTGCCAGTAGTGGAGGCAATGGTAAATTTAGTATTAGCTGATTTGTTATTACAACAACGGTGTTCGCAGTTATGATAGAAAATATTGTCAATAATCCCCACATTGTAAAATTAGTTCACAATTTCTTTCATAAAAAGCTATTTAGCTCGATACCTACATCATCTCCTTTGGTGATCATTACTGATGATTGTGTAAAAGATAAGGTTATTCCTCCTATTACTGATTTTTTAAAGTCGATAGGATACGAGGTGAATATATTGTCCTTTCCCCCAGGAGAGCAAAATAAAACCTGGGAAACGTTTATTTCTCTTCAAAACCAGTTAGTAGAAATGAATATCTCCCCAGGTGCCACTATGATAGGAATTGGCGGTGGTATTGTTCTAGATATGGCAGGATTTCTTGCTTCTACTTACTGTCGTGGTATGAGGCTATTTCTTGTTCCTACGACGATAACTGCTATGATTGACTCCAGTATTGGGGGAAAAAATGGAATCAACTTTCGAGGATTAAAAAATCGATTGGGGACCATTTACCTACCCAAAAGCGTATGGATTTGCCCAGAATTTTTATCTACTTTACCTAGGCATGAATGGCACAATGGTATTGCCGAAGCAATCAAGCATGGGTGTATTGCGGATGCATATCTTTGGGAATTCTTAGAAAATTACAGTGAAACATTGTTTTCTTCACCACCGGTACTGAATGAATTTATCAAAAGAAATTGTTTAATAAAATCTGCTATTGTCGCACAAGATCTAAAAAATCGTGGGATTAGAAAAATTCTTAACTTTGGTCATTCAATAGGACATGCTATAGAAACACTCTCTTTTGGCTATGTCAGTCATGGGCTATCAGTAAGTGTAGGTATGGTAATCGAGATGAAAATATCCCTTAGATCGGGAATTATGAAAAATCCGCAGCTAATAGATAAGCTCTCTTGCCTACTGAGTAAATTCCATTTGCCTACACACTTGAAGGATTTATCATCCCTAATACCAGAAGAATTCCAAAAAAATGTATTTTGTCCTCAAAATATCATTCACACACTAAGTTATGACAAAAAAAACCTTATAAAATACTGTCCTAAAATTGTTATGTTAGAACATTTGGGAAAAGTTGCATCTTTTAATGGCACATATTGCATTGCTCCCAAAATAGATCTGTTATACCAAATTTTGTCAGAAGAATGTCATGTTATGTGCAACAATTAGCGGCCCTTCTTTCCTAGAAGCAAAAACACAAATTTTACATTCCTTACCTCTGGTTGATGCCATAGAACTGCGGGTTGATCGCTTTTCAGAAGTTTCTAATAACGAGCTAGCATCATTGGTACGGCTAGCAAAAAGAACTATTCTAACATTTCAAAAACCTATACAGCTAACACGAGCACAGTGGGTTCTAAAAATTCAAGAACTAGCTGACCTATGTCCTGACTATTTAGATGTTGATAAAAGTTTCCCTAAAAATATCCTAAATCGAATTCGCAGTAAACATCCTCAAATCAAGATCATACTCTCTCACCACAGTAATACTTGGGAACCTATCAATGAACTGTACAATGTAATAAGTAAAACTCAGGTAGATTATTACAAAATTGCAGTGACTCCACAATCATCTCTAGAAACTCTACAATGTATGTGTCAAAAGCAGTCACTACCAGATAACGTAACTGCTATTTGTATGGGCAACTATGGTATTCCCGCCCGCGTTCTTTCTCCTTTAGTCAACAACAACATTAATTACTCCTCTGGTATAGGGGCTCCTCAAGCTGCTCCTGGGCAATTATCTGTTACAGAACTACTATCCTATAATTATTCCAATCTAACCCCGGATGCAAATATCTATGCATTAATTGGCAATCCTGTCAATCGTAGCATCAGTCATCGTTCACATAATCATTTTTTCTCCTTACTCGGAATATCGGCAAGCTATGTAAAAATTCTCCTAAACGCCGAGGAATTACCAGAATTTTTCAAACTAGCACACCAACTAAATTTCAAAGGAGTTAGTGTGACAATGCCTTTAAAAACTGAGGTATTAAAACATGTTGATATCCTTGATCCCACAGTCTTATCCTGTCAATCTTGCAACACACTTGTCTTTGATCAGAACAAAATCGTAGGCTACAATACTGATGGGCTCGGTCTTCTTAACTTGATGTGTAATTATGGTATATCTATCAAAAACAAGAGTATTGCAATTTTAGGTGCAGGAGGAGCTGCGAAGGCTATAGCAACGACTCTTTCTCGTTTTGGAGGTAATGTCTATATATTCAATCGTAGTAAACCAGCAAGAGATGAACTCGCCGATCTCTGTTCAGGTAAATCTTTCCCCCTTGATATGCTTTCGGATGCTTTCCCTATAGATATAATTATTAATTGCCTTCCTCCAAATATACCCTTCAAGGAAATCTTTGCTCCTATTGTCATCGATATTAATACACAATCAAGAACAAGCCCCTATTTAGAAAAATCTAGAGAATACGGGAGTGTGGTTTTATACGGATACCAAATGTTTATGGAGCAGGCTCTTCTTCAATTTGCGTTCTGGTTTCCAGGAAGACTATCACCTACTTTATGTGCACAATTCCGGCAAGAAGTAACGCGTATTATGACTGAGGAATCACAGTATGCAAACAAAGAAATCAAAGCGATTGCTTAATCATCTCAAGGAATTTCTATAAAAATTGCCCTCATTTTCATATTATCTCTTTATCTCTTCAGCTTTTAAACGGGGTGTAAATATGTTTGGCTTCTGGTTGTTTATCTGCTTTCTTTGGTTCCCTAGCTGTCTTTTATCCACAGAATCTTTTCGTAAAGTTGAAGTAAAATCTATCCACGAAGTTGCTGGAGATATTTTGTTCGATACTACAAACTTTTGGCTTATCCTCGATATCGATGATACTTTACTAGAGGGCGCAGAAGCTTTAACTCATTCCATGTGGATGACAAAAACAATAGAAGGATTTCAACAACTAGGCTTTTCAGAACAAGAATCTTGGGAAACGACCTATCCTTACTGGCTAGAATTTCAAGAAAAAGGCTCGGTCAAACCTATAGAACCTGCAATGAAGCTATTAATTGAAAAAATACAAGAGAAGGGCCAACCCTGCTTCGCATATACTGAAAGAAGAAAAGAAACACAAGCTATTACTCTAAAGCAACTCGCATCTGTACAAATACAGTTCAAACCTAATCTAAATTTACCTGACCAGTTACCTACTTCTATATTATTTGCCTCAGGAATTCTTTTTGGTAATGAGATACACAAGGGTCGCGGGTTGTCCCTATTTTTGGACGCCCTAACTATCCATCCAGAAAAAATTATCTATGTTGATAACGATTACTATAATGTCGTTCGTGTTGGAGAGCTATGTAAATCTCGTAATATTTCTTTCTTCGGTATTGTTTATAGAGCACAAAAATTCTTTCCACCAATCTATTTATCTGAAATAGCTAAAATTCAATATACTTACTCTAAAAAACTGCTTAGTAATGAAGCTGCTGCCCTACTGCTAAGACATCAAATGATAGAATAACTATTCTTCTAAAACCCGAAAATTATGGAATTAAAACAACTATTTTTTTTAGAGTCTGGAGCAAGGGCATGTCTTCTATTGTGTTTGCTTCATGGTGTTCTTTCGTTCTCTTCTACTGACTAGCTTATACGCATGTAATGTTCTTTCACTTTCCGCGTATGCTTCGTGTTCTAAGGATGATTCTAGTGAGCACTCTAAATTAGAGAAGCGATGTTTTTCGTCTGTCGACTGTTCTTTCAATGATGATCAAAACTGCAACAAATCAGAAAGACGTCATGTTCTTTCTCCCGTGAAAGAAGTATTGGAAGACAGGCCTTGGCACAAAGGATTCTCATTTACTAAACTGACGCAATCCTTACAAAACGCTACGAATGCTGAAATTTCTTTAGAATGTGGTGTGTTGCCCCAATGGTTTTATCCTCATCGAGCTTTAGGATCTGCAATAGATGAAGAATCACCGTCCTGTCAGGTATTCTTGTCCCCGGAAGTAACTTGGGAATTATATAACACACCAATAGCAGGAACAGGAACCTTTGAGTTTTCCTATACATTGATACGCTATTGGAAGAATAATGCAGAAAATGCCAATCGTTGTTTGGGAATCGCTTGTGAAATTAATGATTATAGTTCACGGACAAATATATTATCACAGCTAAGCTTCTCACAAACTTTCCCCGGTAAGTTTCTGACAGTTTGCATAGGCCAGTACAGTCTATATAATATAGATGGAACACTTTATGATAATGATCAGCTAACAGGTTTTATTAGTTATTCTTTATCGCAAAACGCGAGTGCAACTTATTCTTCCGGAAGTATTGGTGCCTATGTGCAAGTCAATCCAATACCAAATCTTGCAATTCAAGTAGGTTGCCAAGATGCCTATAACATCCTGGGAACAGCTTTCGAGCTAAAGAATTTACAAAAAAACAAGTATAATTTTTATGGATATTTGTCCTGGTCTCCACAAAATAGATTCGGTAGCGGTCAATATTCTGCTCTCGTCTATGCTACAAGAAAAGTACCTGATCAACTTTCACAGACAACAGGATGGTCTCTAAACTTCGGACAAGATTTAGGCAAAAAACTCTATCTATTCGGAAGATGGAACGGAGCAACTGGTTCTGTTTATAGTATTAACAGATCTTATGTTCTTGGTTTAGCTTCAGCTAATCCAATAAATCGTAATTCTCAAGATCTATTGGGCATAGCTGCAGCTAGAAATAAAGTTAATCGCAAGGTACTGACTGCTAAAAAAGTGCGAAAATATGAGACTGTTATCGAAACGTTTGCAACAGTAGGTTTTGGTCCTCATTTTTCTGTAACTCCAGATTTACAAATTTACATTCATCCTGCACAGAGACTAGACAAGCGCTCCGTAAGGGTGTATGGCATACGAGCAAATATATCTATTTAAAAAACTTCCATTTTTATTCTAAATTCAGGAGCCTAGTACTATGACCTATGGAACCCGATACCCAACTTTAGCGTTTCATACTGGCGGTGCCGGAGAATCGGAAGATGGGATGCCTCCGCAACCATTCGAAACATTTTGCTACGATTCAGCATTATTACAAGCAAAAATTGAAAATTTTAATATTGTTCCCTACACCTCAGTGTTACCTAAGGAATTGTTTGGAAACATCGTTCCGGTTGATCAGTGCGTTAAACATTTTAAGCACGGCGCTGTCCTGGAGGTAATTATGGCTGGAAGAGGAGCAGCCATCTCTGATGGCCATCACGCAATTGCTACTGGTGTAGGTATTTGCTGGGGACAAGATAGCAATGGACAACTTATAGGTGGTTGGGCAGCAGAATATGTAGAATTTTTCCCAACATGGATTGACGATGAGATTGCTGAGTCTCATGCAAAAATGTGGTTGAAAAAATCTTTACAACATGAGTTAGATCTGAGATCAGTAACAAAACACAGTGAATTTCAATATTTCCATAACTATATCAACATTAGGCAAAAGTATGGCTTTTGTCTAACGGCATTAGGTTTTCTCAATTTTGAAAATGCTGATCCAGTAATAATTAAATAGGGTTAAACAATGATCTCTAAAGGGGATAAATCTCGAAAAAACCTGGGAGCAATAGCTTTAACAGGTATGGTGATTAGCTCAATGATTGGGGGAGGAATTTTTAGCCTCCCTCAAAATATGTCGGCTGCAGCCGGTGTTGGAGCCATTCTTCTTGCTTGGGCACTAACGGGAATAGGAATGTTCTTCATTGCCAATACGTTCAAAACACTATCTTTAGTTCGCCCTGATCTTACGACAGGGATATATATGTACAGTAGGGAGGGGTTTGGACCTTATGTAGGGTTTACAATTGGCTGGGGCTACTGGTTATGTCAAATCTTCGGGAATGTCGGTTATGCAGTCATGACGATGGACGCTTTGAACTATTTTTTCCCACCATATTTCGAAGGAGGTAACACTGTCCCCGCAATTATTGGCGGCTCTTTATTGATTTGGATCTTCAATTTTATTGTTCTTAAAGGTATCCGGCAAGCATCCTTTATTAATGTTATCGGAACAGTATGCAAGCTTGTTCCTCTTATTGTATTCATCATAATCACAGCATTTCTATTCAAACTTGCGATTTTCAAAACCGATTTTTGGGGACATACATCGACAAAAACTCAACCCCTGTTGGGATCTCTAACTGGGCAGCTAAAAAGCACTATGCTAGTTACCTTATGGGCCTTCATAGGTATAGAAGGTGCTGTAGTAATGTCTGGAAGAGCAAAAAACGCGGCGGCCGTCGGTAAAGCAACTCTGTTTGGATTTCTAAGTTGTTTAAGTATTTATATACTTTTATCCGTACTACCTTTCGGTTCGTTATTCCAATACCAATTAGCAAAAATTCCTAACCCGTCTACTGCAGGTGTTTTACAATTACTTGTAGGAGAATGGGGATCTATCATGATGAATATAGGATTGTTAATAGCTATCCTATCTAGCTGGTTATCCTGGACAATGATTGTTGCAGAAATCCCCTATTCTGCTGCAAAAAATGGTACTTTTCCTGAAATATTCGCTATTGAAAATTCTGTCAGCTCTCCTAAGGTATCACTGTATGTAACAAGTGCTCTTATGCAAGTAACGATGCTTCTAGTCTACTTTTTCACAGATGCCTGGAATACTATGCTAAGCATTACAGGTGTGATGGTACTACCCGCTTATCTAGCTAGCGCTGCTTATCTAGTTAAGTTTAGCAGAGATAAAAAGTATCCTAAAAATGCTCAAACAAAATCACGATTTGCCATGATCACTGGGATTTTAGGAGTTATCTATTCAATATGGCTAATTTATGCTGGAGGATTGCACTACTCATTCATGGCGATTATCTTACTAGCTCTAGGTATTCCATTTTATATAGATGCTGGGAAAAAAGGAAAAAATTCTAAAGTATTTTTTAGCAAGAAAGAGATAGCTAAAATGGCTGTCGTCAGCGTCTTAGCTCTGATAGCAATTTTTATGTTTTCTACAAGTAAAATTGCCCTTTAATTCAAAACAGAGAGGCGAAAGCCTCCCTGTCTTTTTACTCCCATTTCTATTAGAAAGTAAATTTTGTTTTGTATTCCTTCATATAGATAAGATTCCTATCTGTTTTTTAATACCTTCTTCTCTTATGCTCAAAGTAGAAGATACATAGACTTGTGTGCATTAAAGGGTTCTAAATTCAAAGGTAGGATTATGCGTATAGCAGTTTTAGGAGCAGGATATGCTGGACTTTCTGTAACTTGGCACCTTCTTCTTCATACTCAAGGGACAGCAGTAATAGACCTATTTGATCCTATTCCTTTGGGTAACGGCGCTTCTGGTATGTCTTCAGGTTTACTGCATGGATTTACAGGGAAAAAAGCAATAAAGCCTCCTCTTGCTAATGAAGGTATCACAGCAACGCATGCATTAATTACAGAAGCAAGCAAATCCCTAGATACTCCTGTAGTGTTATCTCGAGGGATTCTTCGTCCTGCCATTGATAATGAACAAGCTGAGTTATTTATGAAGAGGGCGGAAGAATTTCCTAATGAAGTTGAGTGGTGGGAAAAAGCTCGTTGCGAAACATCAATTCCCAGTATAACGATCCCTCAAAATCTTGGCGGGTTGTTCATTAAGAATGGGATTACTATAGATAATGATGTCTATATCAATGGTCTCTGGAATGCTTGTGCTACTCTAGGTACACAGTTCTATGATGAATTAATTGAAAATATCTCGGACATAGAAGAATTTTACGATCATATTATTGTTACTCCTGGAGCAAATGCTGATATTCTTCCTGAATTACGAGATCTTCCTTTATCTAAAGTGAAGGGGCAACTCATTGAGATTGCATGGCCTGAGGAAATTCCCATGCCTGAGTTTAGTATTAACGGACCAAAATATATGGTCGCAAATACTAAAAATCATACATGTATTTTAGGTGCTACTTTCGAACATAATCAAACTGAAGCTGTAACTGACGAAAAAATAGCTTATCAAGAAATTATGCCTCCCGTTCTTGCATTATTCCCTGAACTAAAAAACGCCGAAATTCTCAACTATTACGCAGGTATACGTTCGTCAAGTTCAACCCGTCTACCTATAATCAGTAGAATAAAAGAAAACCTTTGGTTCCTAGGTGGGCTAGGATCCAAAGGCTTACTATATCATGGGATCACAGGTGATATGCTTGCAAAAGCTGTTCTTAAGAAATCCACGGGTTACATTGCAAAAGAATTTCTTCTACCCTCGAAATAGAGCTTCGCTAGCCTCCTGTTGTTTTTCCTTATCCTGGTAAAAATTGAAGGAAAAGTTGAAGAAAAAGGATAAAGCTGGAGTTAATGTCAATGCCACAGGGATAACTAAGACGATCATTTCCACTAAAAACGACCAAGTATGTACTTCAGACATATCAACTAAATAAGACATTAAATAAAAAGAGTCCCACACAAGCCATCCGGAAAGGATCAACGGCATTATAGCTATGATAAATCCTGTTCCCTGCCTAAGGACGCTACCTCTGAAGCAATCTATTAACTTCATATAAGCTATGCCTTCACATACGTGCAAAGCCGGAGCACAGAAAAATAAAGATGCGAAAGCTGTTAAAAATAGGAGAATAAGCGCCATTGAAGAGAGATAGGGAACAAAAATTAGCAAAGTATGAAATATTCTTCCGACCCAAGGAAGAGAATTCAAAAATATGGAAAAAATTATTACCGTGCTTATAACCACCATACAAATAAAAAATGGCATAGATACTAGCAAAGAAAGCCAAAGAGATTTCCAATGATTACAGAAAACTTCTTTAATACTTTGGTATCGTTCTTCTTCTTCTGCTCTAAGTAAGAACTGTACAACTACAGCAGAAGCACAAATTACACAAAAAGCGGAAAAAAATGCCACCAAACCTAGTGTAAATATTGATAATTCTGAAATAAAGTCAGAGCATAGTTTAAAAAGTAATGAAAATACAAAACCAAAACAACACAAACTAGAAAAAATAAAAACGAACCTTTGTTTATTGAAAATTTTTCTAAAAGCGCTTTGGCATAGCATATCAAAAGATTGCGACATAACCACCCCCATGGAATCACGTTATAGCAAAGAAATATTTGCCTTTTCCTGAGAAATTTCATCTAAGGATATTTGAATCTTACTGCTTATGAAATTATCCCAAGGCAATCCGGGGACGATCTCGTAATCACCAGAAGGTAACATACGACAAGGAAAACCAAAAATTAGGTCTTCAGGAATACCATAAGGATTGTAATCAGAACATATCCCAACAGAGAACCATTCTCCTTCCTTAGGGATAAAGATAGAACGTGCTGACTCGGCTAGTGCTCTAGCAGCCGAGCCCGCTGAAGACTTGCCTCGTGCCTCAATTACAGCACTTCCTCGATTCTGTATTGAAGGAACCATCACATTTTCTAACCAGTCACGATCACTGATTACTTCAACAGCGGGTCTGCCGGAAATCAATGCTTGCGTAAAATCAGGAACTTGTTTAGCAGAATGATTACCCCAGATCACGGTATGAGAAACCTCATCGAGAGCAACTTGCGCACGATGTGCCAACATACTATGCATACGGTTTTGATCTAAACGTAGCATGGCATAAAAGTTTCTTCTATTTAACCTGGGAGCATTATTCATAGTAATCCAGCAGTTAGTATTTACAGGATTACCTACAACAAAAATCTTAGCATCCCTTTTAGCACAGGTGTTTAATACAGTTCCTTGGGTAGAAAAAATCTCTCCATTACGCTTTAATAAGTCGCTTCTCTCCATCCCAGGACCACGCGGAGCAGCACCAATAAGAAAAGCAACATCGATACCATCAAAGGCATCATTTAAAGACGTAGTTACGTGTAAGTGTTGTAACAAAGGATAAGCGCAATCATCTAATTCCATACGGACCCCAGAGAGCACTCTTTCAGTCCCGGGAAGATCATAGATACGCAGATCTATGCCGCAATCATCTCCAAAGACATCACCACGAGAGAGGGAAAATAAAAAACTATAGGCTATTTGTCCAGTTCCTCCAGTAACCGCAACACTGATAGTCCGTTTGAGCTGCATAACCGCGCCTCCTAAAAAAAATCACTATAATCTCTTAATAACAACAAAATCAAGTACGTCATTACAAACGCCGCTTCCTTCCCTAATATAGTGTGGAAGACAATCACCTGTATTCTCTAAGTAAGAAATAATCTGTATCCTTAGGTAGCAATTTAACCTCAACACAAGATGGACATTGAGCGTGCAAGTTCCGACTCAACATGCACAAGTATCGAATTTAATAACAAGACTTATGCTTTATGAAAGTTTATGTCAAACGGTAGTTAGATATAGACTCCCGTCCGCATAATTCAAGAAAAGGAGAGGATAAAGGCAGGGTTTGAGAACTTTCTAGATATAACCCAAAGGAAATAAAGCAGCTAGAAAGCCAGACGATAAAAGATCGCTCCTCGAGCCCCACACCAAATACTAGCTGAAGATTTAAGCACTTGTTCTCCCTTCCTCTTAGACAAAACTCCGTGGATATCTAGAAATCCAACAGATCTTACACGAATGAAAAACATCTTCCTCTTCCTCCCCAGACTAATCCAGAAAAAATTAGGAGACAATTATACCATATCTACTAAAAATGTAGGGAAGAGAATAATGTTTAGAGAGGTCAAGTAATTTTGTCAAATAACCTTAACAATGCTTCGGCTTCGGGAAGAGCGCTGTTGGTTATTTTTCCTTGCATAATGTTAAGAACTTGATTAGCGATTTCTTTCCCTAAGGTAACACCCTCTTGATCAAAAGAATTAATGCCCCAGCAGAATCCTTGAAAGACAATTTTGTGTTCATAAAAAGCTAAAAGCAACCCTAAAGTATATGGGTCTAATTGCTTAGCCACAAGCAAAGATGATGGTCTA from Chlamydia ibidis 10-1398/6 includes:
- the aroA gene encoding 3-phosphoshikimate 1-carboxyvinyltransferase encodes the protein MLIYKILPSSVCGNACIPPSKSHTLRAVLWAAVSQGNSYIYNYLPSPDTVSMILSCQKMGADISKHGSLLKIKGAKSPYFPEGTVIDAGNSGIAFRFLTAFAAIASENIVITGSEQLARRPIIPLIKALQNFGAKFTYQGNPLPFKISGPLSSGYTEICGSDSQYASALAIACSLSPGPFSFTIVNPKERPWFDLTLWWLDKMHIPYTNSETTYSFPGYAKPQSFTYTVPGDFSSASFIAAAALLSKSPYPTRLENLKVSDIQGDKELFFVLKNLGANILFEEDSITVYPSKFSGGVINMDPFIDALPILTVLCCFAESPSYLYNATGAKNKESDRILTITEELQKMGACIQPCHDGLLINPTPLYGASLNSHNDHRIAMALTIAAMYASSESLLHDTECINKTFPGFCYTMQSLQANIKEYYEDISMRSSSIRKDFIWKSSL
- a CDS encoding shikimate kinase — translated: MKIFLCGLPASGKTLFGKALSSYLSLPHEDVDDLIVSNYGCEIYSSVSKIFLGYGEEIFSRYEMNVLLSSPYEISVVSLGGGTVMQKSAYQIINSKGILIFLSTPLPVIYQRLSQRGLPERLKTASNLEEVMHKRVAYMEEISDYVFRMDDIDILSEQELLSACESLVNKLAL
- the aroC gene encoding chorismate synthase, which produces MKNRFGSLFSLTTWGESHGPAIGAVIDGCPAGIELSSQDFIPAMARRRPGKKGTSPRCELDHVEILSGVYKGKTTGTPISLLIRNIDVNSTSYQNHCYRPGHAEYAYEKKFGIADYLGGGRSSARETACRVAAGVIAAKLLAHYDIYSLAFLSQIGPLQSNCYPQFSKQLAEKIYLSKFFSLLPEEDVLSLIEETQKRGDSIGGAVTFITSPIMEGLGEPLFYKTHAALALALMGLPAAKGFEIGLGFDCAEMYGSQYTDPFINSREKGISLQSNRCGGTLGGITVGNPLEGRVAFKPTSSIRLPIATISKTGDSLSYVTETSGRHDPCVAIRAVPVVEAMVNLVLADLLLQQRCSQL
- the aroB gene encoding 3-dehydroquinate synthase, whose product is MIENIVNNPHIVKLVHNFFHKKLFSSIPTSSPLVIITDDCVKDKVIPPITDFLKSIGYEVNILSFPPGEQNKTWETFISLQNQLVEMNISPGATMIGIGGGIVLDMAGFLASTYCRGMRLFLVPTTITAMIDSSIGGKNGINFRGLKNRLGTIYLPKSVWICPEFLSTLPRHEWHNGIAEAIKHGCIADAYLWEFLENYSETLFSSPPVLNEFIKRNCLIKSAIVAQDLKNRGIRKILNFGHSIGHAIETLSFGYVSHGLSVSVGMVIEMKISLRSGIMKNPQLIDKLSCLLSKFHLPTHLKDLSSLIPEEFQKNVFCPQNIIHTLSYDKKNLIKYCPKIVMLEHLGKVASFNGTYCIAPKIDLLYQILSEECHVMCNN
- a CDS encoding bifunctional 3-dehydroquinate dehydratase/shikimate dehydrogenase, coding for MLCATISGPSFLEAKTQILHSLPLVDAIELRVDRFSEVSNNELASLVRLAKRTILTFQKPIQLTRAQWVLKIQELADLCPDYLDVDKSFPKNILNRIRSKHPQIKIILSHHSNTWEPINELYNVISKTQVDYYKIAVTPQSSLETLQCMCQKQSLPDNVTAICMGNYGIPARVLSPLVNNNINYSSGIGAPQAAPGQLSVTELLSYNYSNLTPDANIYALIGNPVNRSISHRSHNHFFSLLGISASYVKILLNAEELPEFFKLAHQLNFKGVSVTMPLKTEVLKHVDILDPTVLSCQSCNTLVFDQNKIVGYNTDGLGLLNLMCNYGISIKNKSIAILGAGGAAKAIATTLSRFGGNVYIFNRSKPARDELADLCSGKSFPLDMLSDAFPIDIIINCLPPNIPFKEIFAPIVIDINTQSRTSPYLEKSREYGSVVLYGYQMFMEQALLQFAFWFPGRLSPTLCAQFRQEVTRIMTEESQYANKEIKAIA
- a CDS encoding DUF2608 domain-containing protein — translated: MFGFWLFICFLWFPSCLLSTESFRKVEVKSIHEVAGDILFDTTNFWLILDIDDTLLEGAEALTHSMWMTKTIEGFQQLGFSEQESWETTYPYWLEFQEKGSVKPIEPAMKLLIEKIQEKGQPCFAYTERRKETQAITLKQLASVQIQFKPNLNLPDQLPTSILFASGILFGNEIHKGRGLSLFLDALTIHPEKIIYVDNDYYNVVRVGELCKSRNISFFGIVYRAQKFFPPIYLSEIAKIQYTYSKKLLSNEAAALLLRHQMIE